Proteins encoded in a region of the Isosphaeraceae bacterium EP7 genome:
- a CDS encoding exostosin family protein translates to MARIYLTSVAEKSGSEGDANLVPLRVLQAAAATDRRREHETVDAPDRADLILFCESHRDDSASGPYFEQIRSDPVFRKYRDKSVIISGMDRIVPLMPGIYASMERGWHRRSVARSGPYLVDSNPFLRYCPLDQMPTDVGWLASFIGSAKNKAVRLRMLQLRDDRILLEDTSGPFVDAIRAGDEARLNEMKRYYVEMTLASKFSLCPRGTGSSSFRVFESLEMGRAPIIVSDAWVEPDGIDWGRCSLRIREDQIDRIPAILREREADAVAMGKAARQAWEDNFGPDQMFHWIASQALLLQETGPISRRVDSSLAWLQFARPYHLKRLLKQTKSKGARLLGLRK, encoded by the coding sequence ATGGCACGCATCTATCTGACCAGCGTCGCGGAAAAGTCGGGCTCCGAGGGCGACGCGAATCTGGTCCCCCTGCGCGTCTTGCAAGCCGCAGCCGCCACCGATCGCCGGCGAGAGCACGAGACGGTCGATGCCCCGGACCGGGCGGATCTGATTCTCTTCTGCGAATCCCATCGCGACGACTCGGCGAGCGGCCCCTACTTCGAACAGATCCGCAGCGACCCGGTCTTCCGCAAGTATCGCGACAAGAGCGTCATCATCTCGGGCATGGATCGGATCGTGCCGCTCATGCCGGGGATCTATGCCTCCATGGAACGCGGATGGCACCGCAGGTCGGTCGCCCGCTCAGGCCCTTACCTCGTCGACTCGAACCCGTTCCTTCGCTACTGCCCGCTCGACCAGATGCCGACCGACGTCGGTTGGCTCGCCTCGTTCATCGGGAGCGCCAAGAACAAGGCCGTTCGCCTGAGGATGCTCCAGCTCCGGGACGATCGGATCCTCCTCGAGGATACCTCAGGCCCGTTCGTGGATGCCATCCGCGCGGGGGATGAGGCTCGATTGAACGAGATGAAGCGGTATTACGTCGAGATGACGCTTGCCAGCAAGTTCAGCCTCTGCCCTCGGGGGACGGGGTCGTCGAGCTTCCGGGTCTTCGAGTCGCTCGAGATGGGGCGGGCCCCGATCATCGTCTCGGATGCATGGGTCGAGCCCGATGGGATCGACTGGGGTCGATGCTCGTTGCGCATCCGCGAGGATCAGATCGACCGCATCCCGGCCATCCTCCGCGAGCGCGAGGCGGACGCCGTCGCGATGGGCAAGGCGGCCCGTCAGGCCTGGGAAGACAACTTCGGGCCCGACCAGATGTTCCATTGGATCGCCTCTCAAGCCCTGCTCCTTCAGGAGACGGGCCCCATCTCCAGAAGGGTCGACTCCTCCCTCGCCTGGCTCCAGTTCGCTCGGCCTTATCACCTGAAACGGCTCCTGAAGCAGACCAAGTCGAAGGGTGCCCGCCTCCTCGGCCTTCGAAAGTGA
- a CDS encoding BlaI/MecI/CopY family transcriptional regulator encodes MADPTPTSRELEALKVLWARGPCTVREVYNQLEPGEGGMAYTTALSLLQTMEQKGLVGHEPAGKAYAYFAKVRRDSVFRSLAGGFLDQVFDGAMGEYVARALQSRKPSLAELEEIEALIAEAKKQAQARGEKGGSR; translated from the coding sequence ATGGCCGATCCCACCCCCACTTCGCGGGAGCTGGAGGCGCTCAAGGTCCTCTGGGCCCGCGGCCCTTGCACCGTCCGCGAAGTCTATAACCAGCTCGAGCCCGGCGAGGGGGGCATGGCCTACACCACGGCGCTCAGCCTGCTCCAGACCATGGAGCAGAAGGGGCTCGTCGGCCACGAGCCCGCCGGCAAGGCCTACGCCTACTTCGCCAAGGTCCGCCGCGACAGCGTCTTCCGCAGCCTGGCCGGAGGGTTCCTCGACCAGGTCTTCGACGGCGCCATGGGCGAGTACGTCGCCCGCGCCCTCCAGTCGCGCAAGCCCTCGCTCGCCGAGCTCGAGGAGATCGAGGCCCTGATCGCCGAGGCCAAGAAACAGGCCCAGGCGCGAGGAGAGAAGGGGGGATCTCGATGA
- a CDS encoding methyltransferase domain-containing protein produces MDQPGLDGAAHREALEALRRVNGLSAGVRAVWPLIRAFSEERRRKGDSRPVRVLDLATGGGDFPVRLWKRARKAGVALEIAGCDMSDLAVDHASAHALNAGAAVRFFRHDVLADPLPEGYDVLTSSLFLHHLDEPEAIELLRRMRQAGELVLVDDLLRSPVGWLLAYAGIRILSRSKVAHVDGPLSVEGAFTCEEVRELARLAGWPEADVTPRFPCRFLLVGRRA; encoded by the coding sequence ATGGATCAGCCGGGGCTGGACGGCGCGGCGCATCGCGAGGCGCTGGAGGCCTTGCGGCGGGTGAACGGGCTGAGCGCCGGGGTCCGGGCGGTCTGGCCCCTGATCCGGGCGTTCTCCGAGGAGCGGCGGCGCAAGGGCGACTCGCGGCCGGTCCGCGTGCTGGACCTGGCGACCGGCGGCGGAGACTTCCCGGTCCGGCTCTGGAAGCGGGCCCGGAAGGCGGGGGTCGCCCTGGAGATCGCCGGGTGCGACATGAGCGACCTGGCCGTGGACCACGCCTCGGCGCACGCGTTGAACGCCGGCGCGGCGGTCCGGTTCTTCCGGCATGACGTGCTGGCCGACCCGCTGCCCGAGGGGTACGACGTGCTGACCTCGTCGCTCTTCCTGCATCACCTGGACGAGCCCGAGGCGATCGAACTGCTGAGGCGGATGCGCCAGGCGGGCGAGCTGGTGCTGGTGGACGACCTGCTGCGATCTCCCGTGGGCTGGCTGCTGGCCTATGCGGGAATCCGGATCCTGTCGCGGTCTAAGGTGGCGCATGTCGATGGTCCATTGTCGGTCGAGGGGGCGTTCACCTGCGAAGAAGTCAGGGAGTTGGCCCGATTGGCGGGCTGGCCCGAGGCGGACGTGACCCCGCGCTTCCCTTGCCGGTTCCTGCTGGTCGGGCGGCGGGCATGA
- a CDS encoding M56 family metallopeptidase, with the protein MIGPFETPWPSALDWYAAATVVLLAACLASAAIRQPARRLAVARAALLGLFGLLAFAMLPSWPRANVLPPRAGPTATALSIAHAGIDQMHPVERPTISRITKADRRPEPSTAEPSRRPSTAPMSPATLSRSQIIRAALLAGFVLMLAWLALGACRVTTLRRRARPAPEHAREALARIVGDFGPAPRLLISESLHQPLAMGLARPTIILPANLAEGAPESRLDAALAHEWAHIRNRDLWLVALLRLLLPILYLHPAYWWLRRRIRDDQEALADAAAAELNGRLPYAEALLAWSQHSPAYPRAAGGALALFERPSQLKRRIVMLLDLDAQVESACPRRWNLALNTAATALILGLASLTLSPANAGPPQQPATAESPKASIRVDSKLGRVVDPDGRPVAGARVYGEPDEDRKIGRSYALTLVATTGPDGTFRPPAGPAHKPGSDKPEKRMLAAMAEGFGPAFADSAGEAVLKFAVDDVPIVGRVLDSKGRPVAGATAELVGIRWSPKGNLDDWLRAIQAGGEALTAQDGLMNWWSGFDFTSLYPPAVADGKGLFTLRGIGRERIATLLIRGPGIATESIFVVTRPMVPLRTQDPANGPPAPADVYHGSTFDLITDPGIEAVGIVTDADTGKLIPGARVETAGFLGNPLRNLSTTADAQGRYRLAGIAPRDNFGQNQTLLSSLDGGLPYLQSARGLGKTDGVSTVFIDFQLKRGVRLTGQVFDRATGAGVSAGLSYVIPLSNPHLKTYPRYDIYRLWPQFTTDDDGRFNLVVMPGPGVVGARAWKDDWRMGVGFESLPEAKHDSGPRQRWIDGQPETLAALNANTLIAIDPKEGEAAISRDIPLERIKPAKAEDLAPLGQPAADPRPNATTEPDARLGPILDEWQRRSSAVTSLDVQFSGKHRPPNLVEDEPFTGRSILKKGASTVFEIVELARRGRGPMTNRVVWTDDELHQIRTEAKIHHVWPIVLKDRGRLPAELALPFFWNLSVEGVLSKYHVTLIKEEAEFWILSFTPRNDKGRLTFSRAVLKLDRATFLPQAYLLYDAQGGWREYAVTEIQPNQPIPEEDFQVPLDDEPEFRRLDTSGPQRWPLRWFKLDLLP; encoded by the coding sequence ATGATCGGCCCCTTCGAAACCCCCTGGCCATCGGCGCTCGACTGGTACGCCGCCGCGACCGTCGTCCTCCTCGCCGCCTGCCTCGCCTCGGCCGCAATCCGTCAGCCCGCCCGCCGCCTGGCCGTTGCCCGCGCCGCCCTGCTCGGCCTCTTCGGCCTGCTGGCGTTCGCCATGCTGCCGTCGTGGCCGAGGGCCAACGTCCTGCCACCCCGGGCCGGGCCTACCGCCACAGCATTGTCAATCGCTCATGCCGGCATAGATCAGATGCATCCGGTCGAACGACCGACGATTAGCCGCATCACGAAGGCCGATCGACGCCCCGAGCCCTCCACGGCCGAGCCTTCTCGCCGCCCCTCGACCGCCCCCATGTCCCCCGCCACATTGTCCCGGTCGCAAATCATCAGGGCCGCACTCCTGGCCGGTTTCGTCCTGATGCTGGCCTGGCTCGCGCTCGGGGCCTGCCGCGTCACGACGCTCAGGCGCCGGGCCAGACCGGCCCCTGAGCACGCCCGCGAGGCCCTCGCAAGGATCGTTGGCGACTTTGGCCCAGCGCCCCGCCTTCTCATCAGCGAATCGTTGCATCAACCGCTGGCCATGGGGCTTGCCCGCCCCACCATCATCCTCCCGGCCAACCTCGCCGAGGGAGCCCCCGAGTCCCGCCTGGACGCCGCGCTCGCCCACGAGTGGGCCCACATCCGCAACCGCGACCTCTGGTTGGTCGCCCTGCTGCGTCTCCTGCTGCCGATCCTCTACCTGCACCCCGCCTACTGGTGGCTCCGCCGCCGCATCCGGGACGACCAGGAAGCACTCGCCGACGCCGCCGCGGCCGAACTCAACGGCCGCCTCCCCTACGCCGAGGCCCTCCTCGCCTGGTCTCAGCACTCTCCCGCCTACCCGCGTGCCGCCGGAGGCGCGCTCGCCCTGTTCGAGCGTCCGTCGCAGCTCAAACGGAGGATTGTCATGCTCCTCGACCTCGATGCCCAGGTCGAATCCGCCTGCCCGCGCAGGTGGAACCTCGCCCTCAACACCGCCGCCACCGCCCTGATTCTGGGCCTCGCCTCGCTCACCCTGAGCCCCGCCAATGCGGGGCCTCCCCAGCAACCGGCGACGGCCGAATCCCCAAAAGCATCCATTCGCGTTGATTCCAAACTCGGGAGGGTGGTCGACCCCGACGGCAGGCCCGTCGCCGGCGCCAGGGTCTACGGAGAGCCCGACGAGGACAGGAAGATCGGCCGGTCCTATGCTCTCACTCTCGTCGCGACCACCGGCCCCGACGGCACGTTCCGGCCCCCCGCCGGGCCCGCCCACAAGCCGGGTTCAGATAAGCCCGAGAAGCGGATGCTCGCCGCCATGGCCGAGGGCTTTGGCCCCGCCTTCGCCGATTCGGCCGGCGAGGCCGTCCTGAAATTCGCCGTGGACGACGTCCCCATCGTCGGCCGGGTGCTCGACAGCAAGGGTCGACCGGTGGCCGGCGCCACTGCCGAACTCGTCGGAATCCGCTGGTCCCCGAAGGGCAATCTCGACGACTGGCTACGCGCGATCCAAGCCGGCGGCGAGGCATTGACCGCCCAGGACGGGCTGATGAACTGGTGGTCTGGATTCGACTTCACGTCCCTCTATCCCCCGGCCGTCGCCGATGGCAAGGGCCTATTCACGCTTCGAGGAATCGGCCGAGAGCGGATCGCGACGCTCCTGATCCGCGGCCCAGGGATCGCGACCGAATCCATCTTCGTCGTGACTCGACCCATGGTGCCGCTGCGGACTCAAGACCCTGCGAACGGACCTCCCGCTCCCGCCGACGTCTACCATGGATCCACCTTCGACCTGATCACAGACCCGGGCATCGAGGCCGTGGGGATCGTCACCGACGCCGACACCGGCAAGCTGATCCCGGGTGCCCGAGTCGAGACCGCCGGGTTCCTCGGCAACCCGCTCCGCAACCTCTCGACCACGGCCGATGCCCAGGGCCGATATCGCCTCGCGGGCATCGCCCCGAGAGACAACTTCGGCCAGAACCAGACTCTTCTCTCTAGCCTCGATGGCGGGTTGCCCTATCTCCAGTCAGCCAGAGGACTGGGAAAGACCGATGGTGTCTCCACAGTCTTCATCGACTTCCAGCTCAAGCGAGGGGTCCGGCTCACCGGCCAGGTCTTCGACAGGGCGACCGGCGCGGGAGTGAGTGCCGGCCTGAGCTACGTCATCCCGCTCAGTAATCCGCACCTGAAAACCTATCCGCGCTACGACATTTACCGCCTCTGGCCCCAATTCACGACCGACGACGACGGCCGCTTCAACCTGGTCGTCATGCCCGGGCCAGGAGTTGTCGGCGCGCGGGCCTGGAAGGATGATTGGCGGATGGGCGTGGGCTTCGAGTCCCTCCCGGAGGCGAAGCACGACTCGGGCCCGAGACAACGCTGGATCGACGGTCAGCCGGAAACCCTCGCGGCGTTGAACGCCAATACGCTCATCGCCATCGATCCCAAAGAAGGTGAGGCCGCGATTTCCCGCGACATCCCGCTCGAACGCATCAAGCCCGCGAAAGCGGAAGACCTCGCCCCACTCGGCCAGCCCGCCGCCGATCCCAGGCCGAACGCGACGACCGAACCCGACGCCAGGCTCGGGCCGATCCTCGACGAATGGCAACGCCGGTCGTCTGCGGTGACGAGCCTGGACGTCCAGTTTTCCGGAAAGCACCGACCCCCGAATCTGGTCGAGGATGAGCCCTTCACCGGACGGTCCATTCTCAAGAAGGGAGCAAGCACGGTCTTCGAGATCGTGGAACTCGCCCGGCGAGGCAGAGGTCCCATGACGAACCGAGTCGTCTGGACCGACGACGAGTTACATCAGATCCGAACCGAGGCAAAAATCCACCATGTCTGGCCAATCGTGCTGAAAGACCGGGGCCGTCTCCCGGCGGAACTCGCCTTGCCGTTCTTCTGGAATCTGAGCGTCGAAGGAGTGTTATCCAAGTATCACGTGACACTCATAAAGGAGGAGGCCGAGTTCTGGATCCTCAGCTTCACCCCGCGCAACGACAAAGGCCGGCTCACGTTCTCAAGGGCGGTCCTCAAACTCGATCGAGCGACTTTTCTGCCTCAGGCCTACCTCCTTTACGACGCCCAGGGCGGCTGGCGCGAGTACGCCGTGACGGAGATCCAGCCCAACCAGCCGATCCCCGAGGAGGACTTTCAGGTCCCCCTCGACGACGAACCGGAGTTCCGCCGGCTCGATACCTCCGGGCCGCAGAGATGGCCACTCCGTTGGTTCAAGCTGGATCTCCTTCCCTGA